Proteins encoded by one window of Agelaius phoeniceus isolate bAgePho1 chromosome 3, bAgePho1.hap1, whole genome shotgun sequence:
- the RARS2 gene encoding putative arginine--tRNA ligase, mitochondrial isoform X5: protein MQFGLLGVGFQSFGNKEKLKSSPLQHLFEVYVQINKAAEDENTKKLAKDFFRKLEEHDEQALSIWKQFRDLSIEEYVRIYKRLGVHFDEYSGESFYQEKAQEVLKMLEDKGLLQKTIKGTGIVDLSEKKDLSTVSTVMRSDGTSLYITRDLAAAIDRMNKHSWDTMIYVTDKSQSNHFQHLFQILKLMGYDWAERCQHVSFGLVQGMKTRRGEVVFLEDVLNEVRSRMLQNMTSTKTTKETQDPVETAEKVGLAALIIQDFRGLLSSDYQFSWERALQSRGDTGVFLQYTHARLHSLEQMHGNAELTDVNVSCLQEPDAVSVLQHLLRYDEVLYRSSQDLQPKHIVSYLLTLSHLAAVAHKTLPVKGSAPAVAQVRHSGVGGWSLGGGPRLLPFLEEGCIRALPAQPCHHWGEYEPAGGGANSQALTWVELLREGRDCCSQLCLPERAALLDPPKTQHSLRTTALDPGKHLVITFPSKCFKSKHLSI, encoded by the exons GCTTATTGGGTGTTGGTTTCCAATCCTTTGGCaacaaagaaaaactgaaatctAGTCCTTTGCAACACCTTTTTGAG GTGTATGTGCAGATTAACAAAGCAGCAGAagatgaaaacacaaaaaagctGGCTAAGGATTTCTTCAGAAAACTGGAGGAACATGATGAGCAGGCATTGTCAATTTGGAAGCAGTTTAGAGACCTCAGTATTGAGGAATACGTCCGGATTTATAAG CGTCTAGGAGTGCACTTTGATGAATATTCTGGAGAGTCATTTTACCAAGAGAAGGCCCAGGAAGTTCTGAAGATGTTGGAAGATAAAGGACTCCTTCAGAAAACAAT AAAAGGGACAGGAATTGTGGATCTCTCAGAGAAGAAAGACCTCTCGACAGTTTCCACCGTCATGCGCAGTGATGGGACATCTCTTTATATAACAAG AGATCTTGCAGCTGCTATAGACAGAATGAATAAGCACAGCTGGGATACCATGATTTATGTG ACAGATAAAAGCCAAAGTAATCACTTTCAACATTTATTCCAAATACTGAAGCTCATGGGTTATGACTGGGCAGAAAG GTGCCAGCATGTGTCTTTTGGTCTAGTTCAAGGAATGAAGACTCGGAGAGGAGAAGTAGTTTTTCTGGAAGATGTTTTAAATGAAGTTCGCTCAAGGATGTTACAAAACATGACTTCCACAAAAA CAACCAAAGAGACCCAAGATCCTGTGGAGACAGCAGAGAAGGTTGGTCTTGCAGCACTCATAATTCAG GACTTCCGGGGCCTTCTGTCATCTGATTACCAGTTTAGCTGGGAGCGAGCTCTCCAGAGTCGGGGAGATACAGGGGTGTTCTTGCAGTACACCCATGCCAGACTCCATAG TTTAGAACAGATGCATGGGAATGCAGAGTTAACTGATGTGAATGTGTCATGCTTGCAAGAGCCAGATGCCGTCTCTGTTCTTCAGCATCTTCTCAG GTATGATGAGGTCCTGTACAGATCTTCTCAGGATCTGCAACCCAAGCACATTGTCAGCTACCTCCTCACACTGAG CCACCTGGCAGCCGTGGCACACAAAACCCTCCCTGTGAAAGGCAGCGCCCCCGCCGTGGCACAGGTGCGGCACAGTGGGGTTGGGGGCTGGAGCCTGGGGGgcggccccaggctgctccccttCCTGGAGGAAGGATGCATCAGGGCTTTGCCAGCCCAGCCGTGTCACCACTGGGGGGAATACGAGCCCGCAGGCGGAGGAGCCAACAGCCAGGCTCTAACGTGGGTGGAACTGCTTAGGGAAGGCAGGGATTGCTGTTCACAGTTGTGCCTTCCGGAAAGGGCTGCTCTGCTTGATCCTCCAAAAACACAACACTCCCTAAGGACAACTGCTCTAGACCCAGGCAAACACCTTGTCATCACCTTTCCTTCTAAATGTTTTAAGAGTAAACATTTGAGCATTTAA